ATAtccacatgcatacacacatatatatatgtattttaacgaGCTTAATACAAATgttctatttacatatgtaatagctttatttaaaagctttctCAACACAAAACGGCTGTTTTACATTATTCttttactcatttaaataaaaacacatttgaaTGGTATTATGTATGcttttaacttaattattttcttaatagatttttttgaaagttaatatattttactattctAATCcataactaaaacaaaaaacagaaaacttGGTGAAGAGGAAGCAGAAGATCGTTTGGAAGAAATCGATGCGGATGGTGATGGAAAGGTGACATGGAAGGAATATCTTAAAGACACTTTCGCAATGGAAAATGAAGATgagaaaaatgatttaattgattttgataGCTACGATGAAGAGAAAGAAATGATAAAATCAGATAAGGAGATATTCAATGCGGCAGATTTAAATAAAGATGGCGCACTGGATTCAAAAGAATATGTGCTTTTTTATTCACCGGAAGAACATCCAGAAATGTTACCAATTGTATTAGAACACACACTTCGTGAAAAGGATACAAACCATAATGGCGAAATAGAGTATGCTGAATATATTGGCAATACTGGACAAGACCGCAGCCGCGAATGGTTAGTTGAGGAGAAAGATCGTTTCGACCACTTGGATGAAAATAAAGACGGTCTGCTGACTGGTAGTGAGGTACTCAATTGGGTAGTGCCAAATAGCGAGACTGTAGCTACAGATGAGGTCGACCATTTGTTTGTATCGACTGATGAAGATCACGATGATCGCTTAAGCTATTTAGAAATACTCAACAACTATGACACATTCGTTGGCAGTGAAGCTACGGATTATGGCGATCATTTACAGAACATAAACCATTTCCTTGATGAACTATAAATGGACTATTTAAACcgtgattttaataaattttgtgtttaattCCATATTTTTGCCACGCCAAACGCTTAACTAAACGTACAAagcaaattgtgttttatgatttcatttagaaaattaatcacaaaattaatattatattaattttacagaTTATTgtagcttttattatttattaatgttcCTCCATATACGTAAAGTAGcatattctaaatatttattgtactgTAATATGAGtcttaataaattcaaaaacaatttattgtgttttaatattaataaacatgTTTGAGTGTAAACTTAAGATTTATGTCAGCTCACAATCTTAGAAATAATGACAGTATGTTCTGGATAAAACAACAATCTGGTAACTCAGGATGATCGAATATAACTATTGTTCCTATTTCGGTTTACAAATCGGCTTAGTGCAATTGAAGTTAAGGCAATTTAACTGCAGAtcatttaaactaaattttaattttacgaaTTTAACTAGTTTTAGTTGAATCTTTATTTGCGTTGCCAACTTAGCAATGTAAAGTTTTGACAGATAACACGactctacaaaaaaaattttttctttgtcctaaagtttattttatgattttctgattaattatgaacaaaaacgATAAGAAAGTACCTTCGTAGTAGGTTCGTAtaaagtttgcttttgtaaaagttatagtaataatactatatttgggtaataattaaattattttttacttttttgtaagttattttgatagtaaacCTTAATTaatatgtttctttaagtgatttaattttcaattaaaaattaaaaatacatttaaaaaaacaatatcgttaaaacggTGATTTAACGGTATATTGATTAGTGACCTTAGTATTTAATGTATGCAATGCAAAGGATTGTTTGCCCTTGAGACCGCAAATAATCCCTAAACGATAGCTAAACAACAATTTTGTTTGCCCTTTGCTTGATGATGTTAATATTACGGCATACTTTGTGTTTCTAGCGAATGATGTTTATTCATCGATAGTTCTACCAAAAGCTTAAAAGCTATTTTAACACAAcggaaataaattttcatctcTTCCAATCGCTCACTCagtatatcttaaaaaaattatgaaagtgtTAAAATTTTGCTCGAATCTGTAAAGTATTGCGAGTATAACTGGCAGCTAATTGGAGATTTCAAAATGGTGGGATTTTTTATGGGACTTCAAAGCGGATATACAAAGTATCCTTGTTATTTGTGCTTATGGGATAGTAGAGCGGATGCTAAGCATTATACTCAACGGTCTTGGCCTGAaagaacagaactttgtatcGGAAAAGAAAACGTAAAATTTGAGCCAATGAAGCAGAAAAAGTGTTAATGCCGCCTCTGCACATTAAGTTAGGGTTGATGAAACAATTTGTTCAAAAACTGGATCAAACCTCAGAAGCTTTTGAATACTTAAAAATAGTACATATGCTACATGCTCATTtagataaattcaaaaacaacatGGGAACGTATTCAGAAAAGCAAGGAGAACGTTTTCACCAGGACATTATGAGCTTCGAACAACGTTATCAAGGCCAATACAATGAAAACATGATGGGAGACTATATTTGGGGTTTATTAAGAGATAGTATCTATGaacataaaaaaagtaaaattgtgcacttttaaattactttttacttttttgtaagttattttgatagtaaaacttaattaaaatgtttctttaaatgatttcattttcaattaaaaccacatattttaaaaaatatcgttaaaacggtgtcctaaataaaaaagcaaactttttcatggaacaacaatggaaatttactgctttaaagttatggtcaaattttgtgtttgttgaattgttgttgtagtggttaCCCAAACCTGTCCGAACCGAAAAGCCtaaattaattgtcatcgaagtcacctaacgggaggcccaagaAACGAGCTATTTCGGCAGAGTCGGACCAAAAGGAAAGGGGTGTTACTAGAGTGGGGCTTAGCGGACATGCAGAGTGGTGGTTAGTGccatgcggggactctttgcatgcaggacatatgtaatgtatgtagttcatttaaaaaaaagtaaaatgaatgaGTCCTTGGTGTCCGTTGTATTTATCTCTGATTATAAaagctcagagttcgacgccctagtacaagcttgtatatttctaatgttTTGTTCTTTAAGCGGCTGCACACGCCACGTACTCGAATTTCAAGCACGTACttggaggttttgaaattttgttcagtcagaatttttgaaatcggcacagtagtttttgaggttattcattacaaacatacatacaattctttcctctttataatagtagtatagattgagAGACACTAATTTCTCTGAGGTATAATGTAAACAAGAATGAATACATAAAAGAAATACGAAAGCTAAGTTGTCatgtcaaatttaaaatttctcaagAAGAAGTACtccttatattatttaattattattattttattgtatttaatatgtatacgtgttataatttatatattagt
This portion of the Zeugodacus cucurbitae isolate PBARC_wt_2022May chromosome 3, idZeuCucr1.2, whole genome shotgun sequence genome encodes:
- the LOC105215302 gene encoding reticulocalbin-2 isoform X2 — translated: MPRFGIFFLLIAFVLVVNTMPANAGVAHAHKHEKHNSKERLKDGIYAGRDAHHHENGDHNVEFDHEAIIGSLKEAKEFDKLTPEESKKRLLVLIKLMDLNKDGFVDRHELKAWILRKLGEEEAEDRLEEIDADGDGKVTWKEYLKDTFAMENEDEKNDLIDFDSYDEEKEMIKSDKEIFNAADLNKDGALDSKEYVLFYSPEEHPEMLPIVLEHTLREKDTNHNGEIEYAEYIGNTGQDRSREWLVEEKDRFDHLDENKDGLLTGSEVLNWVVPNSETVATDEVDHLFVSTDEDHDDRLSYLEILNNYDTFVGSEATDYGDHLQNINHFLDEL
- the LOC105215302 gene encoding reticulocalbin-2 isoform X1, which codes for MPRFGIFFLLIAFVLVVNTMPANAGVAHAHKHEKHNSKERLKDGIYAGRDAHHHENGDHNVEFDHEAIIGSLKEAKEFDKLTPEESKKRLLVLIKLMDLNKDGFVDRHELKAWILRSFKKLGEEEAEDRLEEIDADGDGKVTWKEYLKDTFAMENEDEKNDLIDFDSYDEEKEMIKSDKEIFNAADLNKDGALDSKEYVLFYSPEEHPEMLPIVLEHTLREKDTNHNGEIEYAEYIGNTGQDRSREWLVEEKDRFDHLDENKDGLLTGSEVLNWVVPNSETVATDEVDHLFVSTDEDHDDRLSYLEILNNYDTFVGSEATDYGDHLQNINHFLDEL